In a genomic window of Streptomyces pristinaespiralis:
- a CDS encoding sugar phosphate isomerase/epimerase family protein: protein MNPLSRFSINQMTVKQLALPELTEACVRLGVPAVGLWREPVAEYGLDATAKLVRDAGLSVTSLCRGGFLTATDEGDRARALEDNRAAIDEAATLGTDTLVMVSGGLPVGSRDLVAARERIADALSVLAPYAAERGVRLAIEPLHPMFASDRCVVSTLDQALDLAERFPADQVGVVVDTYHIWWDDRAPAAVARAGATGRIHSFQLADWTTPLPAGVLNGRGQLGDGAIDMREWRERVESAGWTGFIEVELFNDGLWARDGVEVLEETAGRFVDCAG from the coding sequence GTGAATCCTCTTTCGCGCTTCAGCATCAACCAGATGACGGTCAAGCAGCTGGCCCTGCCGGAGCTGACCGAGGCGTGCGTCCGGCTCGGCGTCCCGGCCGTGGGCCTGTGGCGCGAACCGGTCGCGGAGTACGGCCTCGACGCGACGGCGAAGCTCGTGCGGGACGCGGGCCTTTCGGTCACGTCCCTGTGCCGGGGCGGCTTCCTCACCGCGACCGACGAGGGTGACCGGGCCCGTGCGCTGGAGGACAACCGCGCCGCGATCGACGAGGCGGCGACGCTGGGCACGGACACGCTGGTGATGGTCTCGGGCGGCCTGCCGGTGGGCAGCCGCGACCTGGTGGCGGCTCGGGAACGCATCGCGGACGCGCTGTCCGTGCTGGCCCCCTACGCGGCCGAACGCGGAGTCCGCCTCGCGATCGAGCCGCTCCACCCGATGTTCGCGTCCGACCGCTGCGTGGTCTCGACGCTGGACCAGGCCCTGGACCTGGCGGAACGCTTCCCGGCCGACCAGGTGGGCGTGGTCGTGGACACCTACCACATCTGGTGGGACGACCGGGCCCCGGCGGCGGTCGCCCGCGCGGGAGCCACGGGCCGCATCCACTCCTTCCAACTCGCCGACTGGACCACCCCGCTGCCCGCCGGCGTCCTCAACGGCCGCGGCCAGCTCGGCGACGGCGCGATCGACATGCGCGAGTGGCGCGAGCGGGTGGAGTCCGCCGGCTGGACGGGCTTCATCGAGGTGGAGCTGTTCAACGACGGGTTGTGGGCGCGGGACGGGGTGGAGGTTCTGGAGGAGACGGCGGGGAGGTTCGTGGACTGCGCAGGGTGA
- a CDS encoding dihydrodipicolinate synthase family protein — MTIRLPRADGSSTAYEPRTEPLSFTASAPLTSRTVFSAAHVVADPYADISPDSPAAVDWDATLAFRRHLWSHGLGVAEAMDTAQRGMGLDWAGASELIRRSAAEAKAVGGRIACGVGTDQLTGPASLASVRSAYEEQLALVESTGAQAILMASRALAAAATSAEDYLDVYGHLLRQASEPVILHWLGPMFDPALEGYWGSPDLDVATETFLEAIAAHPDKVDGIKVSLLDARREVELRRRLPRGVRCYTGDDFNYPELIAGEEPTAGGRFSHALLGIFDPLGPLAAEAVRVLDTGDTAGFRKLLDPTVELSRHLFQPPTRFYKTGVVLLAWLAGHQSHFSMVGGLQSARSLPHLARAYELADGLGLFPDPVLAEARMRSLLDVYGVPR; from the coding sequence GTGACGATCCGACTCCCGCGGGCCGACGGCTCCTCGACCGCGTACGAGCCGCGCACCGAGCCGCTGAGCTTCACGGCCTCGGCTCCGCTCACCTCCCGTACGGTCTTCTCCGCCGCCCATGTCGTCGCCGACCCGTACGCCGACATCAGCCCCGACTCTCCCGCCGCCGTCGACTGGGACGCCACGCTCGCCTTCCGCCGCCACCTGTGGTCGCACGGGCTGGGCGTGGCGGAGGCCATGGACACCGCGCAGCGGGGGATGGGTCTCGACTGGGCGGGCGCGTCGGAGCTGATCCGGCGCTCGGCGGCCGAGGCGAAAGCGGTCGGCGGCAGGATCGCCTGCGGTGTCGGCACCGACCAGCTGACCGGGCCGGCGTCGCTCGCGTCGGTACGCTCCGCCTACGAGGAGCAGCTCGCCCTCGTCGAGTCCACCGGCGCGCAGGCGATCCTGATGGCCTCCCGGGCGCTGGCCGCGGCGGCGACGTCCGCCGAGGACTACCTGGACGTCTACGGCCATCTGCTGCGCCAGGCGTCGGAGCCGGTGATCCTCCACTGGCTCGGCCCGATGTTCGACCCGGCGCTGGAGGGCTACTGGGGCTCGCCCGACCTGGACGTGGCCACGGAGACGTTCCTCGAGGCCATCGCGGCCCACCCCGACAAGGTCGACGGCATCAAGGTCTCGCTGCTGGACGCGCGGCGGGAGGTGGAGCTGCGCCGGCGCCTGCCGCGGGGCGTGCGCTGCTACACCGGCGACGACTTCAACTACCCCGAGCTGATCGCGGGCGAGGAGCCGACGGCGGGAGGACGATTCAGCCACGCCCTGCTCGGCATCTTCGACCCGCTGGGCCCGCTGGCGGCGGAGGCCGTACGCGTCCTGGACACGGGTGACACGGCGGGCTTCCGCAAGCTGCTCGACCCCACGGTCGAGCTGTCCCGCCACCTGTTCCAGCCACCGACGCGCTTCTACAAGACCGGCGTGGTGCTGCTGGCCTGGCTGGCCGGCCACCAGTCGCACTTCTCGATGGTGGGCGGCCTCCAGTCGGCGCGCTCGCTGCCGCATCTGGCCCGCGCGTACGAACTGGCCGACGGGCTGGGCCTGTTCCCCGACCCGGTCCTCGCGGAGGCCCGGATGAGGTCCCTGCTCGACGTCTACGGAGTTCCGCGGTGA
- a CDS encoding SigE family RNA polymerase sigma factor: MKTSAEAEFRAFVVSRWPRMLRTAHLLTGHHHDAEDLVQAALAKAYVKWERVQGADDPDSYVWRIMINLNVDRLRRTRLREWLTTRFPETAAPDRTDTVTQRGAVMDALGQLPPKQRAVVVLRYLEDRSESEVARLLGTGIGTVRSHTARALKKLREHPGIVPAHMTGERQP; this comes from the coding sequence TTGAAGACGAGCGCGGAGGCGGAATTCCGGGCGTTCGTGGTCAGCCGCTGGCCGCGCATGCTCCGTACCGCCCATCTGCTGACCGGACACCACCACGACGCGGAGGACCTGGTGCAGGCCGCCCTGGCCAAGGCGTACGTGAAGTGGGAGCGCGTACAGGGGGCCGACGACCCCGACTCCTATGTGTGGCGCATCATGATCAACCTCAATGTGGACCGGCTGCGGCGCACCCGGCTCCGCGAGTGGCTCACCACCCGCTTCCCCGAGACCGCGGCCCCGGACCGGACCGACACCGTGACCCAGCGGGGCGCCGTGATGGACGCGCTCGGCCAACTGCCGCCGAAGCAGCGGGCGGTGGTCGTGCTGCGCTATCTGGAGGACCGCAGCGAGAGCGAGGTGGCCCGGCTGCTCGGCACCGGGATCGGTACGGTGCGCAGTCATACGGCACGCGCGCTGAAGAAGCTGCGCGAGCACCCGGGCATCGTCCCGGCGCACATGACGGGGGAGCGGCAGCCGTGA
- a CDS encoding Rossmann-fold NAD(P)-binding domain-containing protein → MESKYYVEFLRDLLSLDAAVRTEASDRVQDFVNLLSDTQARVVGDLIAMLAPYEESRVALEALLHALTDLDGCGKLDGVDLSPLGEIPESAIHVEHREYMEEFAPRIARANNGPTE, encoded by the coding sequence ATGGAAAGCAAGTATTATGTCGAATTCCTTCGAGACCTTCTGAGTCTCGACGCAGCGGTGCGTACTGAGGCGAGCGACCGAGTTCAGGACTTCGTGAACCTGCTCTCCGACACCCAGGCCAGGGTGGTAGGGGACCTGATCGCCATGCTGGCCCCGTACGAGGAGTCCCGGGTAGCCCTGGAGGCGCTCCTGCACGCGCTAACCGATCTCGATGGCTGCGGGAAGCTCGACGGTGTCGATCTCTCACCTCTGGGGGAAATCCCGGAGTCCGCTATCCATGTGGAACACCGCGAGTACATGGAGGAATTCGCCCCCCGCATCGCGAGGGCGAATAACGGCCCGACAGAGTGA
- the recD2 gene encoding SF1B family DNA helicase RecD2, translating into MSNPVVFQPAVLEGVLERITYANEENGYTVARVDTGRGGDLLTVVGSLLGAQVGESLRMEGRWGSHPQYGKQFTVENYTTVLPATIQGIRRYLGSGLIKGIGPKIAERIVDHFGTDTLDVIEKEPKRLIEVPGLGPKRTKMIGVAWEEQKAIKEVMVFLQGVGVSTSIAVRIYKKYEDASISVVRNQPYRLAADVWGIGFLTADKIAQAVGIPHDSPERVKAGLQYALSQSTDQGHCFLPEEQLIADAVKLLQVDTGLVIECLGELAGDEEGVVRERVPGPEGGEPVTAVYLVPFHRAELSLAGQVRRLLTAEDDRMPAFRDVAWDKALAWLADRTGAELAPEQEAAVRLALTAKVAVLTGGPGCGKSFTVRSIVELARAKKAKVVLAAPTGRAAKRLAELTGAEASTVHRLLELKPGGDAAYDKDRPLDADLVVVDEASMLDLLLANKLVKAVAPGAHLLLVGDVDQLPSVGAGEVLRDLLSDGGPVPSVRLTRIFRQAQQSGVITNAHRINTGLPPITSGLPDFFLFVEEETEDAGRVTVDVAARRIPAKFGLDPRRDVQVLAPMHRGPAGAGTLNGLLQQAITPARPDLPEKRFGGRVFRVGDKVTQIRNNYEKGRNGVFNGTVGVVTALHMDDQRLTVLTDEDEEVPYDFDELDELAHAYAVTIHRSQGSEYPAVVIPVTTGAWMMLQRNLLYTAVTRAKRLVVLVGSRKAIGQAVRTVSAGRRCTGLAHRLAV; encoded by the coding sequence ATGTCCAATCCGGTCGTGTTCCAACCCGCTGTGCTCGAAGGCGTGCTCGAGCGGATCACGTACGCCAACGAGGAGAACGGCTACACGGTCGCCCGCGTCGACACCGGCCGCGGCGGCGACCTGCTCACCGTCGTCGGTTCGCTGCTCGGCGCACAGGTCGGCGAATCGCTGCGGATGGAGGGCCGTTGGGGCTCCCACCCGCAGTACGGCAAGCAGTTCACGGTGGAGAACTACACCACCGTCCTGCCGGCCACGATCCAGGGCATACGGCGCTATCTCGGCTCCGGACTGATCAAGGGGATCGGCCCGAAGATCGCCGAGCGGATCGTCGACCACTTCGGTACGGACACCCTCGACGTGATCGAGAAGGAGCCGAAGCGCCTCATCGAGGTGCCGGGCCTCGGCCCGAAGCGGACGAAGATGATCGGCGTGGCCTGGGAGGAGCAGAAGGCCATCAAGGAGGTCATGGTCTTCCTCCAGGGGGTGGGCGTCTCGACGTCCATCGCGGTGCGGATCTACAAGAAGTACGAGGACGCCTCCATCTCGGTCGTGCGGAACCAGCCGTACCGCCTGGCCGCCGATGTGTGGGGCATCGGCTTCCTCACCGCCGACAAGATCGCGCAGGCGGTCGGCATACCCCACGACAGTCCCGAGCGGGTCAAGGCGGGACTGCAGTACGCCCTGTCGCAGTCGACGGACCAGGGGCACTGCTTCCTGCCGGAGGAGCAGCTGATCGCCGACGCGGTGAAGCTGCTCCAGGTCGACACCGGGCTCGTCATCGAGTGCCTCGGGGAGCTCGCGGGCGACGAGGAGGGCGTCGTGCGGGAGCGGGTGCCCGGACCGGAAGGGGGAGAGCCCGTGACGGCCGTGTACCTGGTGCCGTTCCACCGCGCCGAGCTGTCCCTGGCCGGGCAGGTGCGGCGGCTGCTGACCGCGGAGGACGACCGGATGCCCGCCTTCCGGGACGTCGCCTGGGACAAGGCGCTGGCCTGGCTCGCCGACCGCACGGGCGCCGAGCTGGCGCCCGAGCAGGAGGCGGCCGTCAGGCTTGCCCTGACCGCCAAGGTCGCCGTGCTGACGGGCGGCCCCGGCTGCGGCAAGTCGTTCACGGTCCGTTCGATCGTCGAACTGGCCCGCGCGAAGAAGGCCAAGGTGGTGCTGGCGGCTCCCACCGGCCGCGCGGCCAAGCGCCTCGCCGAGCTGACGGGCGCGGAGGCGTCGACCGTGCACCGGCTGCTGGAGCTCAAGCCCGGCGGTGACGCGGCCTATGACAAGGACCGGCCGCTGGACGCGGACCTGGTCGTCGTCGACGAGGCGTCCATGCTCGACCTCCTGCTCGCCAACAAGCTGGTCAAGGCCGTGGCGCCGGGCGCGCACCTGCTGCTGGTGGGGGACGTGGACCAGCTGCCGAGCGTCGGCGCGGGGGAGGTGCTGCGCGACCTTCTGTCGGACGGCGGCCCGGTGCCGAGCGTGCGCCTGACACGGATCTTCCGGCAGGCGCAGCAGTCGGGTGTCATCACCAACGCCCACCGGATCAACACCGGTCTGCCGCCCATCACTTCCGGCCTGCCGGACTTCTTCCTGTTCGTGGAGGAGGAGACAGAGGACGCGGGCAGGGTGACCGTCGACGTGGCGGCCCGCCGGATCCCGGCGAAGTTCGGCCTCGACCCGCGCCGGGACGTGCAGGTGCTCGCGCCGATGCACCGCGGCCCGGCCGGCGCCGGGACGCTCAACGGGCTGCTCCAGCAGGCCATCACCCCGGCCCGGCCGGACCTCCCGGAGAAGCGGTTCGGCGGCCGGGTCTTCCGTGTCGGCGACAAGGTCACCCAGATCCGCAACAATTATGAGAAAGGGCGCAACGGTGTCTTCAACGGCACGGTCGGTGTCGTCACGGCCCTGCACATGGACGACCAGCGGCTGACCGTTCTGACGGACGAGGACGAGGAGGTGCCGTACGACTTCGACGAGCTGGACGAGCTGGCGCACGCGTACGCGGTGACCATCCACCGCTCGCAGGGCAGTGAATATCCGGCGGTGGTGATCCCCGTCACCACGGGGGCGTGGATGATGCTCCAGCGGAATCTGCTGTACACGGCCGTCACCCGGGCGAAGAGACTGGTGGTCCTGGTCGGGTCCCGTAAGGCGATAGGCCAGGCGGTCCGGACCGTTTCCGCAGGCAGGCGCTGCACGGGCCTCGCGCACCGCCTCGCCGTGTGA
- a CDS encoding putative T7SS-secreted protein, which produces MVDWGGLVDKGVDIVDDGIDKGKELVGEGVDYVTDKAGQGLRHYGYDGVAEAVEDWGDETASSLGAQVGEQQLGQSEEANELIHGRPEKIAESVKNLRDFHKAFDLVGGGLKKMDSAHWKGEAANTFREKFEPLPTDWLRAADACEDAAKALETYSKAITSAQGKAKEAIALYREGESDSKKAAEAYNKKVEAYNAARNGDNPLPDPGEFSDPGKAKRARAREILADARKARNEAAEAAKSAVTAAMAHAPKEPTGRDKLKAEFMDHAMAQGIELAHVGAGFVKGGAGIVSFVRSVNPLDMYNLTHPAEYYKGVNMTLAGIASTVANPDRALKNAWETFKSDPAEGIGRLFAEAVGTKGAGAAKGLVTAGKRLPDANKPGSTRGDHEKNPDSNGKKCTETKCDRDPIDVATGRMLLPQTDIVLPGSLPLVFQRTHDSSHRSGRWFGPTWSSTVDQRLEIDSEGVVFSCAEGSLLAYPHPAPGVPVLPTHGRRWPIDRVDDGYTITDPETGQVWHFTDHTAELALLAQIDDRNGRWITFEHDESGAPTSIVHHGGYHLKLTTADGRVTALHLAGAAPDGNDQEILRYGYTDGHLTEVTNSSGRPLRFGCDEQGRITSWTDTNGSHYDYVYDEKDRCTYQTGSNGHLESHFTWDDTDPETGLRMTSITDGLGHTKRHVINERSQVVAEIDALGAVTRYAYDRYNRLLSRTDPLGHTTRSTYDEKGRLTEAERPDGRQSRAEYNELGLPVRITGTDGNVTRQTFDARGNRTAVTGPTGATTRFTYDQAGHLTRITDALGHSSTVVCDRTGLLIAVTDPLGAVSSYKRDAFGRPVSFTDHLGATTHLEWTVEGKLARRTEADGTQETWTYDGEGNCLTHTNASGATVAFEYTDFDLLRTRTEPDGARYEFTHDTNLRLTEVTNPQTLAWTYTYDPAGRLVAETDFDDRTLTYVYDAAGRLTSRMNGLAQTVTYEHNEIGQVVCKNAAGAVTAFEYDIFDELAAATGPDATLVRLRDRFGRLKSDTVNGRTLSFTHDALGRRTGRTTPGGVASSWSYDAAGRRAALTVSGRTLTFTHDELGRETSRTVGNFTSLTSSFDVRGRLTAQEITAGDGRRLQHRAYSYRPDGNLVGIADSLSGARRFDLDAAGRVTAVQAAGWTERYAYDEAGNQADASWPSTHPPHESTGPRTYTGMGITRAGSVRYEHDAQGRTVLRQKTRLSRRPDTWRYAWDAEDRLTSVTTPDGTVWRYAYDPLGRRISKQSPLETVHFTWDGATLCEQTTEDTTLTWDYAGLRPLTQTERRHGSTDDRFFAIVTDLIGTPTELVDESGALAWRARTTLWGTTTWTRDATAYTPLRFPGQYFDRESELHYNFFRYYDPGMARYLTPDPLGLTPADNPVTYVHNPHTWSDPLGLGPCPPRIQGGGWDLTGDANPLSIIPKDAVQEPWKPIPGGVEHGIKWKWTDDVTGKTVRMRVHGPDLGPHAGPNASSGPIYRIQIGHQFQDEAGKLYHAQIGNVNSPNYNEAAINDTHIPWPSHLPVPYPH; this is translated from the coding sequence ATGGTGGACTGGGGCGGGCTGGTCGACAAGGGCGTCGACATCGTCGACGACGGGATCGACAAGGGCAAGGAACTGGTCGGCGAGGGTGTCGACTATGTGACCGACAAGGCCGGGCAGGGGCTGCGGCACTACGGCTACGACGGTGTGGCCGAGGCGGTCGAGGACTGGGGGGACGAGACCGCCTCGTCGCTCGGTGCGCAGGTGGGTGAGCAGCAGCTCGGCCAGAGTGAAGAGGCGAACGAGCTGATTCATGGCCGGCCGGAGAAGATCGCCGAGTCGGTGAAGAACCTGCGGGACTTCCACAAGGCGTTCGACCTGGTCGGTGGCGGGCTGAAGAAGATGGACTCGGCCCACTGGAAGGGTGAGGCGGCCAACACCTTCCGGGAGAAGTTCGAGCCGCTGCCCACGGACTGGCTGCGCGCGGCGGACGCGTGCGAGGACGCGGCCAAGGCTTTGGAGACCTACTCCAAGGCGATCACCAGCGCGCAGGGCAAGGCGAAGGAGGCGATCGCCCTCTACAGGGAGGGTGAGAGCGACTCCAAGAAGGCGGCCGAGGCGTACAACAAGAAGGTCGAGGCCTACAACGCGGCCCGCAACGGGGACAACCCGCTGCCGGACCCGGGTGAGTTCTCCGACCCGGGCAAGGCCAAACGGGCCCGGGCACGGGAGATCCTCGCCGACGCCCGCAAGGCCCGCAACGAAGCGGCGGAGGCTGCGAAGAGTGCGGTGACGGCGGCGATGGCACACGCGCCGAAGGAACCCACGGGCCGGGACAAACTCAAGGCCGAGTTCATGGACCATGCGATGGCTCAAGGCATCGAACTGGCTCACGTCGGCGCGGGGTTCGTCAAGGGGGGCGCAGGCATTGTCAGCTTCGTGCGTTCCGTCAACCCGCTCGACATGTACAACCTGACCCACCCGGCCGAGTACTACAAGGGCGTCAACATGACGCTCGCCGGTATCGCCTCCACCGTCGCCAACCCGGACCGGGCCCTGAAGAACGCCTGGGAAACCTTCAAGAGTGACCCGGCCGAGGGAATCGGCCGTCTGTTCGCCGAGGCGGTCGGCACCAAAGGCGCAGGCGCGGCCAAGGGCCTGGTCACCGCCGGCAAACGCCTGCCCGACGCCAACAAGCCGGGCAGTACCCGAGGTGATCACGAGAAGAACCCGGACAGCAATGGCAAGAAGTGCACAGAGACCAAGTGCGACCGGGACCCCATCGATGTCGCGACCGGTCGCATGCTCCTGCCGCAGACAGACATCGTCCTGCCCGGCTCACTGCCACTGGTGTTCCAACGCACGCATGACTCCTCACACCGGTCCGGCCGCTGGTTCGGCCCGACCTGGTCCAGCACGGTCGACCAACGCCTGGAGATCGACTCCGAAGGCGTGGTGTTCAGCTGTGCCGAGGGCAGCCTGCTGGCCTATCCGCACCCCGCGCCGGGTGTCCCCGTCCTGCCCACGCACGGACGGCGCTGGCCAATCGACCGGGTCGACGACGGCTACACGATCACCGACCCCGAAACCGGCCAGGTCTGGCACTTCACCGACCACACCGCCGAACTCGCCCTGTTGGCGCAGATCGACGACCGCAACGGTCGCTGGATCACCTTCGAGCACGACGAATCCGGCGCTCCGACGTCGATCGTCCACCACGGCGGCTACCACCTGAAGCTCACCACCGCGGACGGGCGGGTCACTGCCCTTCACCTCGCCGGCGCCGCACCCGACGGCAACGACCAGGAGATCCTCCGCTACGGCTACACCGACGGCCACCTCACCGAGGTCACCAACTCCAGCGGCCGGCCCCTGCGCTTCGGCTGCGACGAACAGGGCCGCATCACCTCCTGGACCGACACCAACGGCAGCCACTACGACTACGTCTACGACGAGAAGGACCGCTGCACCTACCAGACCGGCTCCAACGGACACCTCGAGTCCCACTTCACGTGGGACGACACCGACCCGGAAACCGGCCTGCGGATGACCTCCATCACCGACGGCCTCGGCCACACCAAACGCCACGTCATCAACGAGCGCTCCCAGGTCGTCGCCGAGATCGACGCACTCGGCGCGGTCACCCGCTACGCATACGACCGCTACAACCGACTTCTCTCCCGCACCGACCCCCTCGGCCACACCACCCGCTCCACCTACGACGAAAAGGGGCGGCTGACCGAGGCGGAACGCCCGGACGGACGCCAGTCACGAGCCGAGTACAACGAACTCGGCCTGCCTGTCCGTATAACCGGCACCGACGGAAACGTCACCCGCCAGACCTTCGACGCCCGTGGCAACCGCACCGCGGTCACCGGCCCGACGGGAGCCACGACCCGCTTCACCTACGACCAGGCAGGCCACCTCACTCGCATCACCGACGCCCTCGGACACTCCTCCACCGTCGTCTGTGACCGCACTGGCCTGCTTATCGCCGTCACCGACCCCCTGGGCGCGGTGAGCAGCTACAAACGCGACGCCTTCGGTCGCCCCGTCTCCTTCACAGACCACCTCGGCGCGACGACCCACCTGGAGTGGACCGTCGAGGGCAAGCTCGCACGCCGCACCGAAGCGGACGGCACCCAGGAAACATGGACGTATGACGGCGAAGGTAACTGCCTCACCCACACCAATGCCTCAGGGGCGACCGTCGCCTTCGAGTACACCGACTTCGACCTGCTGCGAACCCGTACGGAGCCTGACGGCGCACGGTACGAGTTCACCCACGACACGAATCTCCGCCTGACCGAGGTGACCAACCCGCAGACGCTGGCGTGGACGTACACGTATGACCCGGCAGGCCGTCTGGTCGCGGAGACTGACTTCGACGACCGGACGCTGACCTACGTGTACGACGCGGCCGGGCGGCTGACGTCCCGTATGAACGGGCTGGCGCAAACCGTCACGTACGAGCACAATGAAATCGGCCAGGTCGTTTGCAAGAACGCGGCGGGCGCGGTCACGGCGTTCGAATACGACATCTTCGACGAGCTGGCGGCGGCCACCGGCCCGGACGCGACGCTGGTACGGCTACGGGACCGCTTCGGCCGCCTCAAGTCCGATACGGTGAACGGGCGTACGCTTTCCTTTACCCACGATGCACTGGGCAGGCGAACGGGCCGGACGACCCCGGGTGGGGTGGCGAGCAGCTGGTCGTACGACGCAGCGGGCCGCCGGGCCGCACTGACCGTATCCGGCCGGACTCTCACCTTCACGCACGACGAGCTGGGGCGCGAAACATCCCGTACGGTGGGCAACTTCACGTCTCTGACCTCCTCGTTCGATGTGAGGGGTCGTCTCACGGCCCAAGAGATCACCGCCGGTGATGGCCGTCGTCTCCAGCACCGCGCGTACTCCTACCGTCCCGATGGCAACCTCGTCGGCATCGCCGACTCACTCTCCGGCGCCCGCCGCTTCGACCTGGACGCGGCAGGCCGCGTGACGGCCGTACAAGCGGCCGGGTGGACGGAGCGGTACGCCTACGACGAGGCAGGCAACCAGGCGGACGCCTCCTGGCCGTCCACCCACCCGCCCCACGAGTCGACCGGCCCCCGCACGTACACGGGCATGGGCATCACACGCGCGGGCTCCGTCCGCTACGAGCACGACGCCCAGGGTCGCACCGTCCTGCGCCAGAAGACCCGCCTCTCACGAAGGCCGGACACCTGGCGCTACGCGTGGGACGCTGAGGACCGCCTGACGTCGGTGACGACACCGGACGGCACGGTCTGGCGGTACGCATACGACCCTCTGGGCCGCCGAATATCCAAGCAGTCGCCCTTGGAGACAGTCCACTTCACCTGGGACGGCGCTACCCTCTGCGAACAGACGACAGAGGACACGACCCTCACCTGGGACTACGCCGGCTTGCGCCCCCTTACCCAGACGGAACGCCGCCACGGCTCAACCGACGACCGTTTCTTCGCCATCGTCACGGACCTGATCGGTACCCCGACGGAACTCGTCGACGAATCCGGCGCCTTGGCCTGGCGTGCCCGCACCACCCTCTGGGGCACGACCACCTGGACCCGTGACGCTACGGCGTACACCCCGCTCCGCTTCCCGGGCCAGTACTTCGACCGCGAATCGGAACTCCACTACAACTTCTTCCGCTACTACGACCCAGGAATGGCCCGCTACCTCACGCCAGACCCCCTGGGCCTGACCCCGGCAGACAACCCGGTCACGTACGTCCACAACCCTCACACGTGGAGCGACCCCCTCGGGCTCGGTCCATGTCCGCCCCGGATCCAGGGTGGAGGCTGGGACCTCACTGGGGATGCAAACCCGCTGAGCATCATCCCGAAGGACGCCGTTCAGGAACCTTGGAAGCCGATCCCCGGTGGTGTCGAGCACGGCATCAAGTGGAAGTGGACGGACGATGTCACGGGCAAGACAGTGCGTATGCGCGTCCACGGGCCCGACCTCGGCCCACACGCCGGCCCCAACGCCAGCAGCGGCCCCATCTACCGCATCCAGATCGGGCACCAGTTCCAGGACGAGGCGGGCAAGCTCTACCACGCGCAGATCGGAAACGTGAACAGTCCGAACTATAATGAGGCGGCGATCAACGACACCCACATTCCGTGGCCCAGCCATCTGCCGGTGCCATACCCGCACTGA
- a CDS encoding SseB family protein: MAELAGPTDQGELVERADEPVAVPAERSAVPAASVVDEVVVGRRGFARLLGEFRRAAVLVPFDAQGSLWTADFNGVRWICAFSDEEALSRFAHAQQDAGREWEYRTVLGARLLDVMVPMLPGPAGVALDAGSDEGMLFPPVEGVVPEAAVVDLGGTR; the protein is encoded by the coding sequence TTGGCCGAGCTGGCTGGTCCGACCGACCAGGGAGAGCTGGTCGAGCGGGCAGATGAGCCGGTGGCCGTGCCTGCCGAGCGGTCGGCGGTTCCCGCTGCGTCGGTGGTGGATGAGGTGGTGGTGGGTCGGCGTGGGTTTGCGCGTTTGCTGGGGGAGTTCCGGCGTGCGGCGGTGTTGGTGCCGTTCGATGCGCAGGGGAGTTTGTGGACGGCGGATTTCAACGGGGTGCGGTGGATTTGTGCGTTCTCCGACGAGGAGGCGCTGTCGCGGTTCGCGCATGCTCAGCAGGATGCGGGGCGTGAGTGGGAGTACCGGACGGTGCTGGGTGCGCGGTTGTTGGATGTGATGGTGCCGATGCTGCCGGGCCCGGCGGGTGTCGCGCTGGATGCGGGCAGTGACGAGGGCATGTTGTTTCCGCCGGTCGAGGGTGTGGTGCCCGAGGCGGCGGTGGTGGATCTCGGGGGGACACGGTGA